Below is a genomic region from Eupeodes corollae chromosome 1, idEupCoro1.1, whole genome shotgun sequence.
tgacaacaTGAAGTACTGACTGCATCATTTCTATGTTTTCATTCCGACtgcaattaaataattattttcacatttttaaagcTCCTAATGCCACACAcctgcatttttttgttttgtgttattctcattttaatttccatttatttgtaaattagaATTTGTATGTTGCATGTAGAAAGTAATAAAATACtctactttatttttgtatatggttaaacaaatttaaaatgtatatttcattATTTCAGAATGGAAGACTACGACCGCCGGGAACGTAGAGAACGTGATAAGTTGGCCCGCCAACAAGTTCAACACAACGATCGGCAACAGGGGCTCTTTCGGGAACCAATAAgggtaagtttttgttttatagaaggTTAAAAAATCGAacattatttttactatttatgttttttaaaggttGATCCATCAGAAGGTGATCAAATAATCACAAGTAAGTTGGGTGATTTTTCAATGGCCAAAACATTGATTGAACAAAAGGGTTTTATTGGAATAACATCGGGTCGAAGGCCACCTCCAATGCAACCACCGCCACCTCAACCGATGCCACCACAGTCGAGTAGTAGTAGTAATAACAATCGCCTGCCACTACCACCGCCCTCACACAActatcaacagcaacaacaacagcaaacgCATCCACCGCAATCGCGTTTGCCTTATATGAAACAAGCGGATAACAAACCACCATATAGCGGACGTGGTGGTTATCCAGGTCAGCCGGTTAAAAATGATATTCGATCGAGTAGCGGCATGGCCCCTCCTAGAGGACCACCACCACAATCATCCTCTTCGTCAAATCTCCTACCGCCACCAGCTACTTCAATTATGCCCAATGGAAGACAAGGCGGTAGTAGCAGTAGCAGTAAAATGGGACACCatccgtcgtcatcgtcgtcttcATTACACAATGGCCATTTCTCACAGCCATCGATACCAAATATGCACAAGATTCCCGATATCAATTCGATTCTAAGCGAAATGATGACTTCGGTGACGCCACACACGGAAATCAGTGCAACGCCGAGAATACAAATCGATAATTACGATTTAAATGGACCCAATAGGCACAAATACTCTTTAGCTCCGCCGATACCCAAACCGCCAAAGGAGTCACCGGTTAAACGTGAGTCTAATCGAgtgtttattctatttttatatgaGTCCATTAACATCTTCcatctttattttattctttagcATCCAAAGAAAAGATGTTGGTGCCAAATTCAacgtaagtttaaaaattattcttcgacAAAGACTCATTTTACtcatgttgttatttttttttacagtatCCTGGACCATGATCTGGAACTTTCCGAGAGTGACGATGAACGTAAAAAACAGACTTCTGTTGATCAGTAAGTTCAAAaacagaattatttttgaaaatacctacttaaattgaattttcttttttttctttgctttccTTTAGGACGTCTGCAAATTCAAGTGAAAGCTCTGAAAGTAATTCCAGTGAATCGGGTAGCGAGGAATCGAATGGTACTAAAGTCGAACCGGCCCCACCGCCAGCGCCTCCTTCGAATCAATACGATTGGAGTTTAGGTCGTTTCTTTAATAAACAAGCAGCGACGCAGGCGCAAAATGATGCATCTCCACACAGTGGCCTGGGTGTGGTTGGTGTTGGAGGCGTTATGCCAACAGCACATCAAATTCCTGAGCCAAGCATTAAAAATGAACCATCAATGCCAGTCGATGATGATCATATGGGATCTGCATCGATATCCCCACTTCGAGAGCCACCGATTTTGGCACATTTAgcccagcaacaacaacagcaaccaTTATCGCCAATTATGAATCACCTGCCTGCGATTGgagaaatcaaaaaagaaagcgATTCATTATTTCCAATGCCAGGAAAGCTGCATCCATCATCcacggcagcagcagcagcggcggCTGCTGCAATGGTGGGGATGGATGAATTTGTGACAATCCAACCGGGACAGATAAAGAATGAATCGTTTGAGAAGAGTCCTTCATCGAGTCCCATTCAAGATGAGAAGCAACTATATGCCGTGGAATCGGATCAGTCGTCGGCGATTTTTGAAGCGGCCGCCGAATATGAAGGCATCAAGCCGCTGTCGGGACTGAGTGACAGCAGTAGTTGTGAGACCGTTCCGGAAGCGGAGAAGCCAATGGTGCCGCCAGCAGTTTTGGCTCCGCCATCACCACTGCCGCCTGTTATTCCAGCACCGGTTGTTGTTCCGATGGTGCCAAAGCCCTCACCAAAGTTGAAAAGCTCTACTTCCCCTCCCACTGCCGGCAGAAAGAGGCGGAAAAGACTGCCCAAAGATAAAAAGCAATCCGGCATGGATTGCTCTAGTGACGAGGAAGACGGCGACTACTCGAATACAGTGTCGCCAGCCAAATCTGCGGGAGACGGCCCCGAGAAGAAAGGTCGTGGTCGACCGCGAAAAAATACTCCTAGTGGCAATATCAGTTCGGCGTCCTCTACCAAAGGACCCACGCTGACGGCCAAGAAGGAAGTTGGACAAGGTGCTATCAAAAAGACCACAGCCAGGCGACGGATGTCTCGACAGAATTCTGTACAAAAACTCAATATCAAAAGTCGAGAAACCATCGATACCTCCGATCCAAGTTCGTCAGAAGACGAAGACAAGGGTGTTGGTAATGTTGGGGGTGGTGGGTCCGGCTCTGGCACCGGTATTGTCAGTGGAGTTGGAAGCGGCAGCAAAGCTAGCCGAGGTCGGGTGCTGCCAACAAAAGCAGCGAAAAAGGCTAATGTGATGCCAGTGGTATCAGCGCCAGCAAGTCGACCTGTAGCTATACCACCACCAGTTTTGAAACACGAAGTGGTTGTGCCTGTAGCTCCGGTATCCAATCGGAGAATagtaaagcaaataaataaacgaGCGCCAGTGGAGAAATCATCatcggacgacgacgacgatgacgatgatgacgacgacgatgatgatgatgacaaaagTGATGGCAAAAGTGATGACGATGATAAGGATTCATCGTCCAGCACTTCATCATCGTCAGATACTTCCATTGATGagtgagttgttttttttttcttttttgtgtttgtatttgtatttctttggatgagtaaatttattttttatttttaaataattaaattttcagtcgcttatcaccaacacgTGTTGCTAATGAAAATACAACACACAGCATGGGTGCTTCAGGACCAGGTGGCAGTAACAGCTCTCACCGGCATCAATACTCACCAATTAAAAAGCCATCCAGCAAGAGCAAAGTATCGTTGTCCTCATGCAGCGATGATCATTCCGACAGCGAAAGTGAAAAATCCAGAAGAGATAAGGtgagtttttacttttattttttaattttgtttatcaaagggttaaatgttaatttattaatcaaaTAACAGACAGGAATCGATGGTTCAGAAAACCCATGCATTTCGCTATCCAAAGAAGAGGTACAGTCGAGCTATATAATTGACTTTCGACAGCTTTTTTTTGTCTAGCCAATTATGATAGTTTTTGGTTAACACCTTTCCTCGTTCCATCCGCTTTCCTCCAGTCTATATAAAATCCATTTGAAAATCGGAGCAATTTATGagccacaaaataaaattgagcaATAATATTTCTATATCTTTAAATGTATTCTTCgttgttgaaaaattgttttcaaaaacaaattatgactTTAAGTTAATGCACGGATTTGATGGGAGTATTTTCAGATTGAATAGAGTTTATTTATTCTAATTAATGGCAtcaagacattttaaaaaggcttcaaaacaaatatgttcAAAGAAACAACAGACAAAGTTAATCCACACAAATTTGAAAAGGGATAATCCTCCCTAgtgcttttggtattttaatCTCAAGCGAGAGATAATTCAACTAAAAGTTTTGGTAAATTTTGGTTTGAATGTGAGTAAAAGCACTATTTCGCTTTGAGTTTAAATACTCGTAAGACTTTTACTCCCGTCTAGGGCTGTTCATTCCTACCAGCTACTTTTTTTTAGGCCAAAAAAATATTAGGGTCAAGAGTTTTCCAATTGAGACTTGACAAATATTTGGTTTAAACAAAACGGAAACCAtttgagatatttcaaaaacttttttgggCTTCAAAtacaatcaaaacatttatgaaCGGAAATCTACTTCGTTCTTACGACCACCGCGTGCTACTTTGTAGCGGTCGATTCAATTTTCGATGACTCGTCCACACATTTCGAGTTCAATGTTGATTTTTAGCTTCTCCAACGTCGTTGGTTTGTTAGTATAAACTAATGACTTAACGTAGCCGAAACAAATAGTCTAAAGTCGGAAAATCGAACGAACGACTGGCCCATAACACGCTTTTAAAACTTGCTCTTCAATAATCCTGTTAAACCACGTGTATTGCAAGTTTGGCAAGAGCcaaaaatgatgattttgagatgaaatttaattttttggcgCACCTTCTCCAGAGACGCTTCAAATGGTCCATTGGATAAGTTCTTGATtcagtttgatttttgtatttcgtaAATAAAGATCcttatgcaaaatacgccataatgcgATGCCAAATTGTTGAGAACGCCGTTTGCTACGAACGTCTGAAAGGCAGCGATTGTCTTACTGACACACCAACATCAGACAAAAGGGGACCCAAATGCTTGTATTTATCTTGTTATTGTCTGCCGACTAGGATAAGTGGAGTTAACGCTTTTAAAGTTTCGTTCACCGTCTtcaagtttttataatttacaggcgtTGCTCGTTCGTGTACTTtactataatttaaatgttgacctaaattaaaaaattggcaTTGAGACTTCgattataaaattcaaagttgtcaagtaCCTGTTGGAAAACCCGATACTTGCTTAGTAGGTTTTATTGTGTGCCCACATTGTATAGTGCACTTAAGGATAC
It encodes:
- the LOC129953933 gene encoding AF4/FMR2 family member lilli isoform X2, which gives rise to MEDYDRRERRERDKLARQQVQHNDRQQGLFREPIRVDPSEGDQIITSKLGDFSMAKTLIEQKGFIGITSGRRPPPMQPPPPQPMPPQSSSSSNNNRLPLPPPSHNYQQQQQQQTHPPQSRLPYMKQADNKPPYSGRGGYPGQPVKNDIRSSSGMAPPRGPPPQSSSSSNLLPPPATSIMPNGRQGGSSSSSKMGHHPSSSSSSLHNGHFSQPSIPNMHKIPDINSILSEMMTSVTPHTEISATPRIQIDNYDLNGPNRHKYSLAPPIPKPPKESPVKPSKEKMLVPNSTILDHDLELSESDDERKKQTSVDQTSANSSESSESNSSESGSEESNGTKVEPAPPPAPPSNQYDWSLGRFFNKQAATQAQNDASPHSGLGVVGVGGVMPTAHQIPEPSIKNEPSMPVDDDHMGSASISPLREPPILAHLAQQQQQQPLSPIMNHLPAIGEIKKESDSLFPMPGKLHPSSTAAAAAAAAAMVGMDEFVTIQPGQIKNESFEKSPSSSPIQDEKQLYAVESDQSSAIFEAAAEYEGIKPLSGLSDSSSCETVPEAEKPMVPPAVLAPPSPLPPVIPAPVVVPMVPKPSPKLKSSTSPPTAGRKRRKRLPKDKKQSGMDCSSDEEDGDYSNTVSPAKSAGDGPEKKGRGRPRKNTPSGNISSASSTKGPTLTAKKEVGQGAIKKTTARRRMSRQNSVQKLNIKSRETIDTSDPSSSEDEDKGVGNVGGGGSGSGTGIVSGVGSGSKASRGRVLPTKAAKKANVMPVVSAPASRPVAIPPPVLKHEVVVPVAPVSNRRIVKQINKRAPVEKSSSDDDDDDDDDDDDDDDDKSDGKSDDDDKDSSSSTSSSSDTSIDDRLSPTRVANENTTHSMGASGPGGSNSSHRHQYSPIKKPSSKSKVSLSSCSDDHSDSESEKSRRDKKIRDKTKSDKNKSDTLRKLFNLRDGGAKNKGQVLIVDQSEELQNQAKEQQLHHHQQQQQLQHQQQQPQLHTATTPNATATPIAAAAAVTPTTTTTTHHHEKLLSPIAFKSNISNSTENLIQQQSILNYNTNNNNNGSNNNNNNSSSNINSHILNNSNSLLINNNSNHSNNSNTIPTSQLVDQQPRLKSPRIMTPTQAMTPTGVAGILAAKTPDRSSVERKMSTRIATPTRTPTRTPNRTPTRTPTPTTQLANIPSPHLSPAPGVVYGPPVIPHHTLICKIDLSRLPRQNPDWKKNPYRLYGLSPPISSPVAGDAILAADLAASNRQKTTPRSGSSTPTALLGSVAVTATSTAPILSGSKSTTTTTNGGLFETNENVNLTKPIVDGSVDRGGGGGGETPPKPSDYSSEKHLHHPNNGYVVGRVPPTTSSTTTTTAGDIKHENIKYEQDEYNAKYNLKLAGVKQEQLIKNEFKPGNGNVVNSGNGADDALITASTNSALTMEEKQRPISPSSLSNCSSKDDYISGASKPRRKRSSSSSSSPFKDKKRKKDKDIATQKDMLEQLPPTNHDRLTEKPPAASVVPPYSLPPLQQQLLLQPTVTSPKTTTTTVAPPPVLFPPLQNNTNVPPLQPPQQPTTGGTVRVYRSYFERNDDVMGEGHCDATLLEEAVRRKHAADRETNSFDQVTLYLEAALYFLLSGAEMEQDKRTEKAAWTMYKDTLALIKFISTKIRSQQTAPNGQADNHNKVAILSLRCQSLISLKLYKMKRIDCVEVLKISNDFFAKGSTEIVNGNTPSSISPTNSVCSQGSGSNTPPAQMVPLNVHIALQKQTQFFNYFISCHDLWDQADMLVKKGNHTDFFIALDHDYGPLTLHSTIYDVFKYVQAGLKKLKEMKVEPVKYN